Proteins from a genomic interval of Lysobacter arenosi:
- a CDS encoding SET domain-containing protein-lysine N-methyltransferase — MTIDDIDLLATRLLGGAPCLPTVADAVVGASAIHGRGLFSTRSRDAGEVLCVLDGQIVDVSAFPGVIDALEWNALDPSRLLVRGVRTSYGYINHSVTPNVAIDTDGRTMRTCEAVAAGDEFTMDYLAQPVPAGYRGSDEGQRLG; from the coding sequence ATGACGATCGACGATATCGACTTGCTGGCGACACGGCTGCTTGGCGGCGCGCCCTGCCTGCCGACCGTGGCGGACGCGGTGGTGGGCGCCAGCGCCATCCACGGCCGCGGCCTGTTCTCGACCCGCTCACGCGATGCCGGCGAGGTGTTGTGCGTGCTCGACGGCCAGATCGTCGATGTGTCGGCATTCCCCGGCGTCATCGACGCACTGGAATGGAATGCGCTGGATCCGTCCCGGCTGCTCGTTCGCGGCGTCCGCACCAGCTACGGCTACATCAACCACAGCGTCACGCCCAACGTCGCCATCGACACCGATGGGCGCACGATGCGCACCTGCGAGGCGGTTGCGGCCGGGGACGAGTTCACCATGGATTACCTGGCGCAGCCGGTGCCGGCGGGGTATCGCGGGAGCGACGAGGGGCAGCGGCTGGGGTGA
- a CDS encoding tetratricopeptide repeat protein, producing MFTWVIAATLAVAAPAPTAADATPPAQIMVLPAELQSRYQAEVLSGHPSQHARLERTVEFLFGEQGLGMTYRESATTTVAAAYATREANCLTFTLLFLALAREAGLDATPQELVQTLSWRQSEGTLYRSNHVNAVVRIAGRQYSVDVGRDAVMSRFPPQPISQARLYGHFYNNLGIAAMERMDLVAAKRDIDQAIALDPGYANHWSNAGVIAVRTGETEAAERDYVKALSLDPDNTNALFNMAGLAHRRGDAKREAEYRRRLARIQEKDPFHHFLLAVNHERAGEYALAIRHYRKAIRLYGDEPRFHSALARAYLGAGDTRRAAKALARAQALSDGDTRAADRSRLDNLRQLDNLRQ from the coding sequence ATGTTCACCTGGGTCATCGCCGCGACGCTGGCAGTTGCCGCACCGGCGCCCACCGCCGCCGACGCAACGCCGCCGGCGCAGATCATGGTGTTGCCAGCGGAACTGCAATCGCGCTACCAGGCCGAAGTCCTGAGCGGCCATCCCTCGCAGCACGCGCGACTGGAACGCACCGTCGAATTCCTTTTCGGCGAGCAGGGCCTGGGCATGACCTACCGGGAAAGCGCGACCACGACCGTCGCCGCGGCCTATGCCACGCGAGAGGCGAACTGCCTGACCTTCACCCTGTTGTTCCTCGCCCTGGCGCGCGAAGCCGGTCTCGATGCGACGCCGCAGGAGTTGGTGCAGACACTCTCCTGGCGCCAGTCGGAAGGCACGCTCTATAGAAGCAACCACGTCAATGCAGTCGTCCGCATCGCCGGACGCCAGTACAGCGTCGATGTCGGCCGCGATGCGGTCATGTCCCGATTTCCGCCCCAGCCAATAAGCCAGGCACGCCTGTACGGTCACTTCTACAACAACCTCGGCATTGCCGCGATGGAGCGGATGGACCTGGTCGCCGCCAAACGCGACATCGACCAGGCCATAGCACTCGACCCGGGCTACGCCAACCACTGGAGCAACGCCGGCGTGATCGCGGTGCGCACTGGTGAAACCGAGGCGGCCGAGCGCGACTACGTGAAAGCCCTGTCGCTCGACCCCGACAACACCAACGCGCTGTTCAACATGGCCGGACTGGCGCACCGCCGCGGCGATGCCAAGCGTGAAGCCGAGTATCGCCGACGGCTCGCCCGCATCCAGGAGAAGGACCCGTTCCACCACTTCCTGCTGGCGGTGAACCATGAGCGTGCCGGCGAGTACGCGCTGGCGATCCGCCATTACCGCAAGGCAATCCGGTTGTACGGCGACGAGCCCCGCTTCCATTCGGCATTGGCGCGCGCCTATCTGGGCGCCGGCGATACCCGGCGTGCCGCCAAGGCCCTCGCCCGCGCGCAGGCCCTCAGTGACGGCGACACCCGTGCCGCCGACCGGTCCAGGCTCGACAACCTGCGGCAGCTCGACAACCTGCGGCAGTAG
- a CDS encoding TIGR04325 family methyltransferase: MHNLAWMKSKLRRIATESAELPGLRALAKPLYRRMFSRPYVHGNAYFGAFDTRAQALAAAPEMPTSYNQPASGGMYLDRHDTIRVSDYPVVHWLSRLLADGRHRIFDLGGHIGVTYYGFRRYLTYPQTLQWCVHDVPVVIDAGRAWAEQYDPDRLLRFAEEPDAASGHDVLISCGALQYLDYTLPELLSRLESPPPHVLVNLTPLHPSQGYVTLQNIGKAVLPYRVMSKPELIEAMAKLGYEVADQWQSKERFLKVPFEPDCTIDHYSGFYFKRA; encoded by the coding sequence ATGCACAACCTGGCCTGGATGAAGAGCAAGCTTCGCCGGATCGCAACGGAAAGCGCGGAGTTGCCCGGCCTGCGAGCATTGGCCAAACCGCTCTACCGGCGGATGTTCAGCCGCCCCTATGTCCACGGTAACGCCTACTTCGGCGCATTCGATACGCGCGCCCAGGCGCTGGCCGCCGCGCCCGAGATGCCCACCAGCTACAACCAGCCGGCCTCTGGCGGGATGTACCTGGACCGCCACGACACCATCCGTGTCAGCGACTACCCGGTGGTGCACTGGTTGTCGCGGCTGCTGGCCGATGGCCGGCACCGCATCTTCGACCTGGGAGGCCACATCGGCGTTACCTATTACGGCTTCCGACGCTACCTGACCTATCCGCAGACGCTGCAGTGGTGCGTCCACGACGTGCCGGTCGTGATCGATGCCGGCCGCGCCTGGGCAGAGCAGTACGACCCGGACCGCCTGCTCCGTTTTGCCGAAGAACCCGATGCCGCCAGCGGACACGATGTGCTGATCAGCTGCGGCGCGCTGCAGTACCTGGATTACACGCTGCCCGAACTGCTTTCGCGTCTGGAGAGTCCGCCGCCGCACGTGCTGGTGAACCTGACACCGCTCCATCCCAGCCAGGGCTACGTCACCCTGCAGAACATCGGCAAGGCGGTGCTGCCGTACCGGGTGATGTCCAAGCCGGAACTGATCGAAGCCATGGCCAAACTGGGTTATGAAGTCGCCGATCAGTGGCAATCGAAGGAGCGTTTCCTGAAGGTGCCGTTCGAGCCCGACTGCACGATCGACCACTACAGCGGGTTCTATTTCAAGCGGGCATAG
- a CDS encoding transporter — translation MCRLLGFLLAGAVLYPPSPAHANDPATPPGRQLIDPLTTRDHLPLRLDWDTQIGGFDEGKRQTLAVEPVFSFGEGSGRWVSRTLLPLIREDGVDPDDRVQTGMGDLLQTLYYVPASVARDDGFHWGVGATLRAPTASDDALGEDEWALGPAFAAAWIGRRWSWGAQVQHLQAIGGDSDDDPDRNYTLLAPFAARDLSDDWSVGVQVDAAYDWQRDRIKGPLTLYARRAGEAFAFDAGFRYWIDGPTEEPEWGVRLGLTWILD, via the coding sequence ATGTGCCGACTCCTTGGGTTTCTGCTCGCTGGTGCGGTGCTGTACCCGCCATCGCCTGCGCATGCCAACGATCCCGCGACGCCACCGGGTCGTCAGCTCATTGATCCGCTGACCACGCGCGATCACCTGCCGCTTCGCCTGGACTGGGACACGCAGATCGGCGGCTTCGACGAGGGCAAACGGCAGACGCTCGCCGTCGAGCCGGTGTTCTCCTTCGGCGAAGGCAGTGGGCGCTGGGTGTCGCGTACGTTGCTGCCGCTGATCCGTGAGGACGGCGTCGATCCGGACGATCGCGTCCAGACCGGCATGGGCGACCTGCTGCAGACGCTCTACTACGTGCCGGCGTCGGTGGCACGGGATGACGGCTTCCATTGGGGCGTGGGGGCCACGCTTCGCGCGCCGACCGCCAGCGACGACGCCCTGGGTGAAGACGAATGGGCACTCGGCCCGGCGTTTGCCGCGGCCTGGATCGGCAGGCGCTGGAGCTGGGGTGCGCAGGTGCAGCATCTGCAGGCGATCGGTGGGGATTCCGACGACGACCCCGATCGCAACTACACCCTGCTGGCGCCCTTCGCCGCGCGTGACCTGTCGGACGACTGGAGCGTGGGTGTGCAGGTCGATGCGGCCTACGATTGGCAGCGCGACCGCATCAAGGGGCCGCTGACGCTGTACGCGCGCCGGGCTGGCGAGGCGTTCGCCTTCGATGCCGGGTTCCGTTACTGGATCGACGGCCCAACTGAAGAACCCGAGTGGGGTGTCCGGTTGGGCTTGACCTGGATCCTCGACTGA
- a CDS encoding glutathione S-transferase family protein has protein sequence MPLQLYAHPFSSYCQKVLTALYENGTHFEFRLLDDPEGPAMRELTRIWPMRRFPVLVDDDRSVIEASCIIEHLALYHPGPVKLIPDDPREALEVRTMDRFFDNYVSTPQQKIVFDAIRQPQDRDPYGVAEARAMLETSYAWLEQKMQGRQWAAGEHFSLADCGAAPFLFYADWTHAIGDAFPTVHAYRRRLLARPSFARAVDEARPYRSFFPLGAPDRD, from the coding sequence ATGCCCCTCCAGCTCTACGCCCACCCGTTCTCGTCGTATTGCCAGAAGGTCCTGACCGCGCTCTACGAGAACGGCACGCACTTCGAGTTCCGCCTCCTCGACGATCCCGAAGGCCCGGCGATGCGCGAGCTAACCCGGATCTGGCCGATGCGTCGCTTCCCCGTGCTGGTCGACGATGACCGCTCCGTCATCGAAGCCAGCTGCATCATCGAGCACCTGGCCCTCTACCATCCGGGACCCGTGAAGCTGATCCCCGACGATCCGCGCGAGGCGCTGGAGGTGCGGACCATGGACCGCTTCTTCGACAACTACGTCTCCACGCCACAGCAGAAGATCGTCTTCGACGCGATCCGCCAGCCGCAGGATCGCGACCCGTACGGCGTTGCCGAGGCCCGCGCCATGCTCGAAACCTCGTACGCGTGGCTGGAGCAGAAGATGCAGGGCCGGCAATGGGCCGCAGGCGAGCACTTCAGCCTGGCCGATTGCGGTGCGGCGCCGTTCCTGTTCTATGCCGACTGGACGCATGCGATCGGCGATGCGTTTCCGACGGTGCACGCCTACCGCCGGCGCCTGCTGGCGCGGCCGTCGTTCGCACGCGCGGTCGACGAGGCCCGACCTTATCGATCCTTCTTTCCACTGGGCGCGCCCGATCGCGACTGA
- a CDS encoding rRNA pseudouridine synthase, whose protein sequence is MSEPVRLSRRVAELAGCSRADAESYIEGGWVLVNGVVIEAPQHMVSDERVELDPDAVLEPPQPATILFHKPVGVDAISGRTEAVGLVTPATRWADDPTGMRLLQRHFIRLTPLVPLDRDASGLMVLSQDGRVWRRLTEDADQIEQEYVVEVSGDIAPYGLHRLNNGGLRFQGRELAPCKVSWQNEIRLRFAIKAVRPGQLQDMCAQVGLDVVAIRRIRIGKIPLAKMPVGAWRYLPVGEKF, encoded by the coding sequence GTGTCCGAACCTGTCCGCCTCTCCCGCCGCGTCGCCGAACTGGCCGGCTGCTCGCGCGCCGATGCCGAAAGCTACATCGAGGGCGGCTGGGTGCTGGTCAACGGCGTGGTGATCGAGGCGCCGCAGCACATGGTGTCGGACGAGCGTGTGGAGCTGGACCCCGACGCGGTCCTGGAGCCGCCGCAACCGGCCACGATCCTGTTTCACAAGCCGGTCGGCGTGGACGCGATCAGCGGTCGCACGGAAGCCGTCGGGCTGGTCACGCCGGCGACGCGCTGGGCCGATGACCCGACCGGCATGCGCCTGCTGCAACGGCACTTCATCCGGCTGACGCCGCTGGTCCCGCTCGATCGCGATGCCAGTGGCCTGATGGTGCTGAGCCAGGACGGCCGCGTGTGGCGGCGCCTGACCGAGGACGCCGACCAGATCGAGCAGGAGTACGTCGTCGAGGTGTCCGGCGACATCGCGCCCTACGGATTGCATCGCCTCAACAATGGCGGCCTGCGTTTCCAGGGCCGCGAACTGGCACCGTGCAAGGTCAGCTGGCAGAACGAGATCCGCCTGCGCTTCGCGATCAAGGCCGTGCGACCCGGGCAGCTGCAGGACATGTGTGCGCAGGTGGGGCTCGATGTCGTGGCGATCCGCCGCATCCGCATCGGCAAGATCCCGCTGGCGAAGATGCCGGTGGGCGCGTGGCGCTACCTGCCGGTCGGCGAGAAGTTCTAG
- a CDS encoding DUF1456 family protein, with protein MINNDVLRSIRYMLDLSDIKVVEITKLADPEFPIEKADVLAFLRREDDPEYAECSSRVLAHFLDGLVIYLRGRDESLPPRPVEKRVTNNVVLKKLRVAFEMKDTDMHETFAAAGFPVSKPELTALFRQSTHKNFRLCGDQMLRNFLKGLTLRVRGG; from the coding sequence ATGATCAACAACGACGTACTGCGCAGCATCCGCTACATGCTCGACCTGAGCGACATCAAGGTCGTGGAGATCACCAAGCTGGCCGATCCGGAGTTCCCGATCGAGAAGGCCGACGTGCTGGCGTTCCTGCGCCGCGAGGACGATCCGGAGTACGCGGAGTGCAGCAGCCGCGTGCTCGCGCATTTCCTCGACGGCCTGGTGATTTACCTGCGCGGGCGTGACGAGAGTCTTCCGCCGCGTCCGGTCGAGAAGCGGGTCACCAACAACGTGGTGCTCAAGAAGCTGCGCGTGGCCTTCGAGATGAAGGACACGGACATGCATGAGACGTTTGCCGCGGCCGGTTTTCCGGTATCGAAGCCGGAGCTGACGGCACTGTTCCGGCAGAGCACGCACAAGAACTTCCGCCTGTGCGGCGACCAGATGCTGCGCAACTTCCTCAAGGGATTGACGCTGCGCGTGCGCGGCGGCTGA